Proteins found in one Elephas maximus indicus isolate mEleMax1 chromosome 11, mEleMax1 primary haplotype, whole genome shotgun sequence genomic segment:
- the LOC126086272 gene encoding vomeronasal type-1 receptor 4-like, protein MVHVSSSHLGPSGSEDKYQPLGTKRMSFKDLMFGMIFLLQTTVGILGNFSLLLQYIILYFTKCRLRSTDLILKHLSVGNFLSILCKGIPKTMEGFGWKNFLNDFGCKFVLYVHRVGRGVSFGSTCLLSIFQAITISPRSSRWAELQVKAPKYMGFSIFSCWILHMLLNTDFLLSVTSSWSNKSITNKKDYGYCSSVRIDQTTGLLNSLWLALPDVVTLGLMLWFSGSMVFILYKHKQRVQHIHRNSVSPRASAETRATQTILVLVSTFVYFYILSSIFQVFIAVFYQPTWWILHMDALISMCFPTVSPLILMSCDSSLSRLCFAVIKKTKFPHFIRNT, encoded by the coding sequence ATGGTCCATGTCTCATCTTCCCATCTAGGACCTTCTGGCTCTGAAGACAAATATCAGCCACTGGGAACTAAGAGGATGTCCTTCAAGGATTTGATGTTTGGAATGATTTTCTTATTACAGACTACAGTTGGTATCCTGGggaatttttctcttcttctccagTATATCATCCTTTACTTCACTAAATGCAGGTTACGGTCCACAGACTTGATTCTAAAGCACCTGAGTGTAGGCAACTTCTTGTCCATTCTCTGTAAAGGAATCCCAAAGACTATGGAAGGTTTTGGGTGGAAAAATTTCCTCAACGATTTTGGATGTAAATTTGTTTTGTATGTTCACAGAGTGGGCAGGGGAGTGTCCTTTGGCAGCACCTGTCTGTTGAGTATCTTCCAGGCCATCACCATCAGCCCCAGGAGCTCTAGGTGGGCAGAGCTTCAAGTGAAAGCTCCCAAGTACATGGGTTTCTCCATTTTctcatgctggatcctgcacATGCTGCTAAACACCGATTTTCTTTTGTCTGTGACTAGTAGTTGGAGCAATAAAAGCatcacaaacaaaaaagactatGGATACTGTTCTTCTGTGAGAATTGACCAAACCACCGGCTTACTAAATTCATTATGGCTGGCACTCCCTGATGTTGTGACTTTGGGACTCATGCTCTGGTTCAGCGGCTCCATGGTTTTCATCCTCTACAAACACAAGCAGCGGGTCCAGCACATTCATAGGAACAGCGTCTCCCCCAGAGCCTCTGCTGAGACCAGAGCCACCCAAACCATCCTTGTCCTGGTGAGCACCTTTGTATATTTTTACAtcctctcttccatatttcaaGTTTTTATAGCTGTTTTTTATCAACCCACTTGGTGGATACTGCACATGGATGCATTAATTTCTATGTGTTTCCCCACTGTCAGCCCCTTGATTCTCATGAGCTGTGATTCCAGCCTCTCCAGGCTCTGCTTTGCCGtgataaagaagacaaaattccCTCATTTTATCAGAAATACCTAA